One region of Blattabacterium cuenoti genomic DNA includes:
- the tsaB gene encoding tRNA (adenosine(37)-N6)-threonylcarbamoyltransferase complex dimerization subunit type 1 TsaB encodes MSLILNLETSTKNCSISIAENGKCLSYIEELSDQYFHSEKLHTFIQYVINISNINIRNIQSVCVSEGPGSYTSLRIGSSAAKGLCYSLGIPLLSIDSLTIMIQKINIKSDFFIPIIHTKSDLFYVSLFNESKKRLSSIKSVKMFSKKFLKKIKNKKVCFIANIEFFEFLHKTLYGKNFNIKNEFFYKKYPSAMDMSLISYEKFCKKKFHNIDKFIPFYL; translated from the coding sequence ATGTCTTTAATTCTAAATTTAGAAACTTCTACTAAAAATTGTTCAATAAGTATTGCTGAAAATGGAAAATGTTTATCTTACATAGAAGAACTTTCAGATCAATATTTTCATTCAGAAAAATTACATACATTTATACAATATGTTATAAATATTTCCAATATAAATATTAGAAATATACAATCTGTTTGTGTAAGTGAGGGGCCAGGATCTTATACTTCTTTAAGGATAGGATCATCTGCAGCTAAAGGTTTGTGTTATTCTTTAGGTATTCCTCTATTATCAATAGATTCTTTAACAATTATGATTCAAAAAATAAATATAAAAAGTGATTTTTTTATTCCTATAATACATACTAAGTCAGACTTATTTTACGTTTCATTATTTAATGAATCAAAAAAGAGATTAAGTTCTATAAAATCTGTAAAAATGTTTAGTAAAAAATTTTTAAAAAAGATAAAAAATAAAAAAGTATGTTTTATAGCAAACATAGAATTTTTTGAATTTTTACATAAAACTTTATATGGAAAAAATTTTAATATAAAAAATGAATTTTTTTATAAAAAATATCCATCTGCAATGGATATGTCTCTTATTTCTTACGAAAAATTTTGTAAAAAAAAATTTCATAATATTGATAAATTTATTCCATTTTATTTATAA
- a CDS encoding c-type cytochrome: MNQYLLFLIIIISLSSCWFDKKKPNIVYMPDMYYSDAYEPYSDPYFDYNKKYKKIKISFFIKGKTSSLLPVKGTVSKNNFYNFNIKSYKDFNYFKKIKKYPFLVKEVNEKIEIIETGKKLYKINCSICHGDNGDGQGQLVKNEKILGIPNYKERDITIGSVYYVITYGKNNMNSYASQLNEIDRWKVAEYVILLKNK, translated from the coding sequence ATGAATCAATATTTATTATTTTTAATTATTATTATATCTTTATCTTCTTGTTGGTTTGATAAAAAAAAACCAAATATAGTATATATGCCTGATATGTATTATTCTGATGCATATGAACCTTATTCGGATCCATATTTTGATTACAATAAAAAATATAAAAAAATAAAAATTTCTTTTTTTATAAAAGGAAAAACTTCTAGTCTTTTACCAGTAAAAGGAACTGTTTCTAAAAACAATTTTTATAACTTTAATATTAAATCTTATAAAGATTTTAATTATTTTAAAAAAATAAAAAAATATCCCTTTTTAGTAAAAGAAGTAAATGAAAAAATAGAAATAATTGAAACAGGAAAAAAATTATATAAAATTAATTGTTCTATATGTCATGGAGATAATGGAGATGGACAAGGTCAACTAGTAAAAAATGAAAAAATTTTAGGAATTCCTAATTATAAAGAAAGAGATATTACTATTGGAAGTGTTTATTATGTTATTACATATGGTAAAAATAATATGAATTCTTATGCTTCTCAATTAAATGAAATAGATAGATGGAAAGTAGCAGAATATGTTATTTTATTAAAAAATAAATAA
- a CDS encoding TrkH family potassium uptake protein, translating into MIQIRFRNILKITTPIIFFYIIISLGWKNYINQFFNIKFLIGIVLIICFLHFFILFDKTIEKGYKSMILLSFFILFIPLIFSFYKILHEKKITNDIKIFLYINLTLYILIRFTYFMRVVYIKIHNPAYIFITSFVFLSFIGSFLLMLPSSTVKKISFIDALFTSTSAVCVTGLIVLDTAKDFTYFGKIIILILIELGGLGILTITSFFSYFFRDGFSFKEAIFISNFLNTKTTNNVLSLAVKVVLFTITIEFIGALLIYLSIDKNRIESDSILFFSIFHSISAFCNSGFSTLSQGLYSEPVRFNYLLQLIIAFLLILGGIGFNILFNFFTYIWFIIKKYFYKIFKDEYFICPIQIVTLNTQIVVLTTSFLLFFGTIFYYISEYHYSLLEHTSFLGKCIVSFFSSATSRTAGFHVLKMSSLAPPTILFTIFLMWIGASPASTGGGIKTSTFALALMNIISLSKGKNRLEIQRKEISSNLIRLSFSIIMLSLIVIYISILIILFLDPKKDILSISFEVFSAFSTSGLSLGITSNLSNGSKLILIFLMLLGRIGVFNVMIGLLRKKNKIISSYYYRYSKANILIN; encoded by the coding sequence ATGATTCAAATCAGATTTAGAAATATATTAAAAATAACAACTCCAATTATATTTTTTTATATAATTATTTCTTTAGGATGGAAAAATTATATAAATCAATTTTTTAATATTAAATTCCTTATAGGAATAGTATTAATCATATGTTTTTTACATTTTTTTATTCTTTTTGATAAAACCATTGAAAAAGGTTATAAATCTATGATTTTATTATCTTTTTTTATATTATTTATACCTCTTATTTTTTCTTTTTATAAAATTTTACATGAAAAAAAAATAACAAATGATATAAAAATATTTTTATATATTAACTTAACCTTATATATACTAATTCGATTCACTTATTTTATGAGAGTAGTATATATTAAAATACATAATCCTGCCTATATATTTATTACAAGTTTTGTTTTTTTATCTTTTATAGGATCTTTTTTATTAATGCTACCATCTTCTACAGTAAAAAAAATATCATTTATAGACGCTTTATTTACTTCTACTAGTGCAGTATGTGTAACTGGTTTAATAGTATTAGATACAGCTAAGGATTTTACTTATTTTGGAAAAATAATTATTTTAATTTTGATTGAATTAGGAGGATTAGGTATTTTGACTATAACTTCTTTTTTTAGTTATTTTTTTAGAGATGGATTTTCTTTTAAAGAAGCTATTTTCATTAGCAATTTTTTAAATACTAAAACTACAAATAATGTATTAAGTTTAGCAGTAAAAGTTGTTTTATTTACTATAACAATAGAATTTATAGGAGCATTACTAATTTATTTATCTATTGATAAAAATAGAATAGAATCTGATAGTATTTTGTTTTTTTCTATATTTCATTCTATATCTGCTTTTTGTAATAGTGGGTTTTCTACTCTTAGTCAAGGTCTTTATTCAGAACCAGTAAGATTTAACTATTTACTACAATTAATTATAGCTTTTTTATTAATATTAGGAGGAATAGGTTTTAATATTTTATTTAATTTTTTTACATATATATGGTTCATTATAAAAAAATATTTTTATAAAATTTTTAAAGATGAATATTTTATATGTCCTATACAAATAGTTACTTTAAATACACAAATAGTAGTACTTACAACTTCTTTTTTACTTTTTTTTGGTACAATTTTTTATTATATAAGTGAATATCATTATTCTCTTTTAGAACATACTTCTTTTTTAGGTAAATGTATTGTTTCTTTTTTTTCATCTGCTACATCTAGAACAGCAGGATTTCATGTATTAAAAATGAGTTCCTTAGCACCTCCTACAATTTTATTCACTATTTTTTTAATGTGGATAGGAGCATCTCCAGCTTCAACTGGTGGTGGAATAAAAACAAGTACTTTTGCATTAGCTTTAATGAATATTATTTCTTTATCTAAAGGAAAAAATAGATTAGAAATACAAAGAAAAGAAATATCATCAAATTTGATTAGATTATCTTTTTCAATTATTATGTTATCTTTAATTGTAATATATATAAGTATTTTAATTATTCTTTTTTTGGATCCAAAAAAAGATATTTTATCTATTTCTTTTGAAGTTTTTTCTGCTTTTTCAACTTCAGGATTATCTTTAGGTATTACTTCTAATTTATCTAATGGAAGTAAATTAATTTTAATATTTTTAATGTTATTAGGAAGAATAGGAGTATTCAATGTTATGATTGGCTTATTAAGAAAAAAAAATAAAATTATTTCTTCTTATTATTATAGATATTCTAAAGCAAATATTCTTATAAATTAA
- the cysS gene encoding cysteine--tRNA ligase produces the protein MKYKNLTNDIQNHLKIYNSLTGKKEFFKPIHNNKYVGIYVCGPTVYNYLHIGNCRTFISFDIVYRYLKHLGYKVRYVRNITDVGHLENEKDNGEDKICKKSRIEGIEPMEIVQKYTIHFHKLLNILNILPPNIEPTATGHIIEQIDIIKKLISNKLAYEINGSVYFDLNQYCKLYSYGILSKNKIKKLFNQKISFSEEKRSYQDFSLWKRAHYNHIMKWNSPWGEGFPGWHIECTTMSTKYLGEYFDIHGGGIDLKFPHHECEIAQAIGAYNNNFVRYWMHTNMLTLNGKKMSKSTNNFLYLDDVINKFKLSPSILRFFILKTHYRNILNFSYEDFLNAKKGFYKIMKSINILNNINSEITKENNIFNVKNWIYDCYKSINDDFNIPLLITHLFKATHFINSFYIKNMDKYHIFLFKKYMNYFVFDILGLQYKEKNTSKEDSDKLKKLIKKLIEIRIEARKQKNWILSDRIRKELYSIGISLNDEKLF, from the coding sequence ATGAAATATAAAAATTTAACAAATGATATACAAAATCATTTAAAAATATATAATTCTTTAACAGGTAAAAAAGAATTTTTTAAACCTATACATAATAATAAATATGTAGGCATTTATGTTTGTGGACCTACAGTTTATAATTATTTACATATAGGAAATTGTCGTACATTTATATCATTTGATATTGTTTATAGATATTTAAAACATTTAGGTTATAAAGTACGTTATGTAAGAAATATCACTGATGTAGGACATTTAGAAAATGAAAAGGATAATGGAGAAGATAAAATTTGTAAAAAATCACGTATAGAAGGTATTGAACCTATGGAAATAGTTCAAAAATATACTATTCATTTTCATAAATTATTAAATATTTTAAATATATTACCTCCAAATATAGAACCTACTGCAACAGGACATATTATAGAACAAATAGATATAATTAAGAAATTAATTTCTAATAAATTAGCATATGAAATAAACGGATCTGTTTATTTTGATTTAAATCAGTATTGTAAATTATATTCTTATGGAATTCTTAGTAAGAATAAAATTAAAAAACTTTTTAATCAAAAAATTTCTTTTTCAGAAGAAAAACGATCTTATCAAGATTTTTCTCTTTGGAAAAGAGCACATTATAATCATATTATGAAATGGAATTCTCCATGGGGAGAAGGATTTCCTGGTTGGCATATAGAATGTACTACTATGAGTACTAAATATTTAGGAGAATATTTTGATATTCACGGAGGAGGAATAGATTTAAAATTTCCTCATCATGAATGTGAAATAGCACAAGCTATAGGAGCTTATAACAATAATTTTGTACGTTATTGGATGCATACTAATATGTTAACTTTAAATGGGAAAAAAATGAGTAAGTCTACGAATAATTTTTTGTATTTAGATGATGTAATAAATAAATTTAAATTATCACCTAGTATACTTAGATTTTTTATTTTAAAAACACATTACAGAAATATTCTTAATTTTTCGTATGAAGATTTTTTAAATGCTAAAAAAGGATTTTATAAAATAATGAAATCTATAAATATATTAAATAATATAAATTCAGAAATTACAAAAGAAAATAATATTTTTAATGTAAAAAATTGGATTTATGATTGTTATAAATCTATTAATGATGATTTTAATATTCCTTTATTGATTACACATTTATTTAAAGCTACTCATTTTATTAATTCATTTTATATTAAAAATATGGATAAATATCATATTTTTTTATTTAAAAAATATATGAATTATTTTGTTTTTGATATTTTAGGTCTTCAATATAAAGAAAAAAATACTTCAAAAGAAGATTCTGATAAATTAAAAAAACTTATTAAAAAATTAATAGAGATCCGTATAGAAGCAAGAAAACAAAAAAATTGGATCTTATCAGATAGAATACGTAAAGAATTATATTCTATAGGAATTTCATTAAATGATGAAAAATTATTTTAA
- the folE gene encoding GTP cyclohydrolase I FolE, producing the protein MFDNNYDYPLRKDAFLMNDEEKIKKIEKYFFKIMDLLGLDMKDDSLRRTPKRVAKMFIQEIFSGLNPKLTPKTSIFENKYKYNQMLIEKNITVYSTCEHHFLPIVGKAHVGYISNGKVIGLSKINRIVNFYAKRPQVQERLTIQIVESLHKILETKDVACVIEAKHLCVNSRGIQDVNSQTITTELIGSFKKNSEIRKEFFNHIGIS; encoded by the coding sequence ATTTTTGATAATAATTATGATTATCCTTTGAGGAAAGATGCTTTTCTTATGAATGATGAAGAAAAAATTAAAAAAATAGAAAAATACTTTTTTAAAATAATGGATCTATTAGGTTTAGATATGAAAGATGATAGTTTACGTCGTACACCAAAACGTGTAGCAAAAATGTTTATACAAGAAATATTCAGTGGATTAAATCCAAAATTAACACCTAAAACTTCTATTTTTGAGAATAAATATAAATATAATCAAATGTTAATAGAAAAAAATATAACAGTGTATTCTACATGTGAACATCATTTTCTTCCTATTGTAGGTAAAGCTCATGTTGGTTATATTTCTAATGGAAAAGTAATAGGTCTATCTAAAATAAATAGAATCGTAAATTTTTATGCAAAAAGACCACAAGTTCAAGAACGTTTAACTATACAAATAGTTGAATCACTTCATAAAATATTAGAAACAAAAGACGTAGCTTGTGTTATAGAAGCAAAACATTTATGTGTAAATTCTCGTGGAATTCAAGATGTAAATAGTCAAACTATTACTACTGAATTGATAGGATCTTTCAAAAAAAATTCAGAAATACGAAAAGAATTTTTTAATCATATTGGAATTTCCTAG
- a CDS encoding potassium channel family protein, giving the protein MKIIIIGLGNFGRSLALNLTDNGHEVFGIDHKIEKVDLLKDHIANVVCMDANNESAYKVLPIQQANLGIVAIGENEGSSIITTAILKKKYKHLRIVSRSLSKIHDTILEAMGINDVVHPEQDAAFRLTKQISFNYALDYFRVDNKHSIAEVFSPFSFSGKSVKSLKLTQKYYVSLITVIRDIKNPMSFKKNSTRKVIGLVTGDTILQKGDILTIFGSNKSIMNFLKDKNIK; this is encoded by the coding sequence ATGAAAATTATCATTATTGGTTTAGGAAATTTTGGAAGATCTTTAGCTCTTAATTTAACAGATAATGGACATGAAGTATTTGGTATAGATCATAAAATAGAAAAGGTAGATTTGTTAAAAGATCATATTGCAAATGTAGTATGTATGGATGCAAATAATGAATCTGCTTATAAAGTATTACCTATACAACAAGCTAATTTAGGAATTGTGGCTATCGGAGAAAATGAAGGATCATCAATAATAACTACTGCTATATTAAAAAAAAAATATAAACATCTTAGAATAGTAAGTAGATCTTTATCTAAAATACATGATACAATTTTAGAAGCTATGGGAATTAATGATGTCGTTCATCCAGAACAAGACGCTGCATTTAGATTAACTAAACAAATATCTTTTAATTATGCTTTAGATTATTTTAGAGTAGATAATAAACATTCTATAGCAGAAGTTTTTTCTCCATTTTCTTTTAGTGGAAAATCAGTTAAAAGTTTAAAACTAACACAAAAGTATTATGTTTCTTTAATTACTGTAATACGAGATATAAAAAATCCTATGTCCTTTAAAAAGAATTCTACAAGAAAAGTAATAGGATTAGTAACAGGAGATACTATTTTGCAAAAAGGAGATATATTAACTATTTTTGGGTCTAATAAATCTATAATGAATTTTTTAAAAGATAAAAATATTAAATAA
- the nadE gene encoding NAD(+) synthase: MKYEKVIKYIVCWLKKYINKHKSNGFIIGISGGIDSSVTSFLVSMTKYPTLVLEMPILENEKNILSKKHINLLTTKFSNVHYLKKDLSILFTSFCHTINVNQKIKNTDLALVNVKSRIRMLTLYYYANLKNYLVVGTGNKVEDFGVGFFTKYGDGGVDLHPIADLTKSEVRFIAKKLNILDEIQKAKPTDGLWEDKRSDEEQLGATYEELEWAMNMKKKENYNFSKKENNILKIYQKLHKKNKHKIIKIPVCKIPKILKKF; this comes from the coding sequence ATGAAATATGAAAAAGTAATTAAATATATTGTATGCTGGTTAAAAAAATATATTAATAAACATAAATCTAATGGTTTTATTATTGGAATATCTGGTGGAATAGATTCTTCTGTAACGTCTTTTTTAGTATCTATGACAAAATATCCTACTTTAGTGTTAGAAATGCCTATTTTAGAAAATGAAAAAAATATTTTATCTAAAAAACATATAAATTTATTAACTACTAAATTTTCAAATGTTCATTATTTAAAAAAAGATTTATCTATTTTATTTACTTCTTTTTGTCATACAATTAATGTTAATCAAAAAATAAAAAATACAGATTTAGCGTTAGTTAATGTTAAATCTCGTATACGTATGTTAACTTTATATTATTATGCTAATTTAAAAAATTATCTTGTTGTTGGAACAGGAAATAAAGTAGAAGATTTTGGAGTTGGATTTTTTACTAAATATGGAGATGGAGGAGTAGATTTACATCCAATAGCAGATTTAACTAAATCTGAAGTTCGTTTTATAGCTAAAAAATTAAATATTCTTGATGAAATTCAAAAAGCAAAACCAACAGATGGACTTTGGGAAGATAAACGTTCAGATGAGGAACAATTAGGTGCTACTTACGAAGAATTAGAATGGGCTATGAATATGAAAAAAAAAGAAAATTATAACTTTTCTAAAAAAGAAAATAATATATTAAAAATATACCAAAAATTACATAAAAAAAATAAGCATAAAATAATAAAAATACCAGTTTGTAAAATCCCTAAAATTTTAAAAAAATTTTAA